cctctatttgttgtcGCTGTTTTTATGCTACTtgtcgtcttgtatccaacaagcttgagtttgctcaattcggagctcatatgaagaagttttggcagttctgtttttctcccagcggtagtactgcggtggcagcggtagtaccgcttgtagcgtcaagcggtagtaccgctcctgtaccgctctactaccgcctcgattttgggtctgctcttttcgtgtcgggttcagcggtagtcgcgcggcagtaaggcatggtagttccgcctataagcggtagtaccgctccggtcgagcggtagtaccgctactgcacTATTGCCACCGTACTCTGCTCTGTCCTGCCTCCTTttgtcccgtgttctgctcctctagcggtagtaccactggggtgagcggtagtaccgcttatcggcggtactaccgccccaaggttcttATTTTGTTGCTCCTTTTCACTGCTTCTTtcgcccgagcggtagtaccgctcgtggagcggtagtaccgctcgtgtgcgggctgagcacataacggttggattttccccctcctataaaagggggtcttcttccccaatgaaccttatccttttaGCTCGTGTTCTttccccattgttgaccttcttcgagcttgctaactctcaatccctccatggattcttgctagtttttgaggggagagagagaggagatctagatccacatttccaccaatcactttctcctctatgtgtggggaaccccttggatctagttcttggagttcttggtgttctccttcttgttcttcctctcattttcctccctagcattagttgcttcggtgggatttgagagagaaggacttgggcacttcgtgtgcccttgccattgcatttggtgcatcggtttggtttctccacggtgatacgtggaagttacaagttgagaagcttattactcttgggtgcttggtacccttgagcttgttcctcttgggtgcttgggcaccctagacggttggtggtgttcggagctcaatcattgtggtgtaaagctccgggcaagcgtcggggtctccaattaggttgtggagatcgccccgagcaatttgacgggttccggtgaccgcccccaagggttgccaaagtgtatgggttcggtgaccacccccaagggttgccatttgtacgggttcggtgaccgccctcaagggtcccttagtggaatcacgacatcttgcattgtgcgagggcgtgaggagattacggtggccctagtggcttcttggggagcattgtgcctccacaccgctccaaacggagattagcatccgcaagggtgtgaacttcgggatacatcgtcgtctctgcgtgcctcggttatctcttacccgggccctttacttatgcactttactttgtgatagccatattgtttcttgtcatatatcttgctatcacctaagtagtttttcttgcttagcataagttgttggtgcacataggtgagcctagttgttgtaggttttgtgcttgaaaaattaaccgctaggtttattccgcatttgttcaggcctcaaccgtaattattttaaagcgcctattcacccccctctaggcgacatcgaCGATCTTTCACCTGTGTCACCAATGGAACAATAGAGATCCTTCTGTTCACACACCACAAAATAAAGCTATCGAAACAAAGTTATAGTATTTGTTTCAAGAATGGTTTACCGAAAATTTGTGCTTAACCCTTAATTCTTGCCGAACTACTTGATGAAGAAAACGATCCGACAGCCAAAATGGCCTAAACTCTGTGAGCGTCCGGTTCCCCCCTGAATCTTATTTATGGATAACAGGGATCTTTCTGTTCCCACATCATAAAGTTTTTTTCCGAGAGTACGCCTAGGCGTATCATAGATTTATAGAAGGCAGAATTGGAGTTATAAGAAACTACCACTCACTGCGAACAACGAGCGTAGCGCACATCACACCACTCACGAACAAGTTCACACATGGACAACACCGCAAAGCAAACTACAACACATAAGAGCCTTTTCTAGGCTGGCACACACACCGCATCTCGACCGACGCCGAACGCCTCCAAAGACCACCACCTTCTGTAGAACATCGCTTCTCGACGAACACCCtaaaagtctagcatgtatgactatgagTATGattcctctacggactaagccctccggtttatatagacaccggaggggactagggttgtacaaagtcggttacaaagaaaggaatcttcatatcaggacgCCAAGTTTGCcctccacaccaaggagagtcctatccggacatgggagagagtctccggtcttgtatcttcacagcacatcagtccggcccatgtactatagtccggacgcccgaggaccccttaatccaggactccctcacctccGAAGACCACCACCTTCCGTAGAACATCGCTTCTCGACGCACCATCCACCCTGAGCGCCTAAGAGGAAGTGGCAAGTGTAAGGAAGGACTTGCTCCGATCTGAGGGAAGCACTGTCTTGGAGACACCGACGACGAGTGTACATAGCGCCGCAGAGGACCAACAGAGGACAATGGCGGACACCGAAGGAGAGCAATAAGGACTCAGTCATGTCTCCATACACATAGCTCCGAACGGAATACGACGTCGAGGACGCCGTAAATGTGCCGATCCAACATCGAATCGAGGCTTTCGCCCGAAGATAGCACCAACTCCAAGAAAGCGAGGGGCATGACGCACACGTCTCGGAGACGCCTCCAAGAAAGGAATGGCACCCACGTGCCATCGCCGCCGACCCGACACACCACAAAGTAAAGCCATCGAAACAAAGTTATTTCTTTCAAGAAGAATACTTTACGGAAGATTTGTACTTGAATCCTTAATTCTTGCCGAACTCCTTGATGAAGCCGATGAGCCGTTGGAACTCCGTCGCCGACGAGCCTCCCTCCGCGATGTCCCGCCTCACCTTCTGCGATAGCGCTTGAGCCGACATCCTTAGCTGGCCGGACTCCATGGCCCGCCTCACCATCCCCTCCACGACGGCCCTCTCGCACACGTCCTTCATGTCCAGCCCCGTCCCCCATACGGCGCCGACGAACCGGCTGTTGATGTGCTGGTCCGCGAAGAACGGCCAGCACACCAGCGGCACGCCCTCAGTGATCCCCTCCAGCGTCGAGTTCCACCCGGCGTGAGTCAGGAAGCAGCCCACGGCGCGGTGTCTCAGCACGTCTCGCTGCGGCGCCCAGTCCACGACACGCGCCTTGCCCTTCCCCGCCGCGCCGACGGCTTCCTGGAGGACGGCGCTCTGGCTTGCCCCGACCATGTCCGGCCGGAGCACCCACAGAAACGCGTAGCCGGAGCCGACCAGCCCAGACAGGAACTCGGTGAACTGCTCGAGTGAAATGACGGCCAGGCTGCCCAGGCTCACGTACACCACGGACCGGTCCGCCTGGCCGTCCAGCCACGCCATGCACCCGTCGTCCTCGCGCCACAAACTggtggccggcgccggcgccgccgaGACGGCGTGGAGAGGGCCTATGGCGAAGACGTCGCGCATATGCGGCGCGATGTGCGCGAGCGCCGACCGCTCCAGTGACGCCGCCGTGTTGAATATGAGCGCCCGAGCCTTGCGGCTGTGAGCGGTGTAGCCCACCAGAATCTGCAGCAAAGGGTCGACGTCGTCGGTCTCGGCCCGACGGCGGCAGGAGTTTGGAAGATCTCGTCGCCGCAGGAAATCCTCCATCCCCGGGACGCTACGGACCGGCTCATCGAGGTCGGCGCCTACAGGGATGGGAACCTCGCCGAGCTCCACGAGCCTGGGCACGGAGAGGTAAGCCAAGAAGCTGCACGCGCTCGCCGTGCGGAAGGCGAGCGCCGGCACGCCGAGCTCCTCCGCGACATCGATGGCGAACGGCAGTAAGCCGTCGGCCAAGACGCACGAGAGCGCTGGGAACCCGCCGTCGGCCGCCGGGGACAGCGCCGAGGCGAGGAGAGCACGGTACGCGGCAGGGCCCGTCGTCATCAGGGACTTGGAGAGGTCCGTGAGGTCGCCCACCGAGCGGGGGTGGTCGACGGGGAGGCCGTCCGGCAAGGACACGAAGcggaggcgtggcgtggcgacgGCCTCGGCGCGGTGGGCGCGGCGGAGGTTGTGCTCCGTGTGAACGAAGGTGACGTGGAGGCCGGCGTCGAGGAGCCCCGCGGCGAAATGAAGCATCGAGTTGATGTGGCCCTGCAGCGGCCACGGGAACACCTGAACGTGCGCCGACGCCATTTCCGTCACACCGCCGGTCGCTCCCTCTCGCCGGCTAGGGATTCTTTGGAGTCTCTGAATTGGGTATACTTTTCCTCTGCGTGAGTACACTACATGAAGTCCAACTTTGAGGAGCAGTTTTAAAATCGATGGCGTCGTCCTCGCGTGAGATAAAAAATGATGCACCACCGGTGGAACCTGTTGGCATTGGCTAGCTTGCGTGATGGATTGGTGGCGAGGATCTGGATCAGATTTCTGCTCTACTTTAAGCACAAGCGCGTGTGCATCATCAGAGCCTTGACGTGCACCTATCAGCTGTACTATTTGCCTTTTTACTGTTTTTCCTTGTCGGTTGGCGATGTCGTTTTACTCCGGGCGTCCGCTGAAAGCCTGAAACTCGCACTCCTGGTATGGCATCTTTGGAGCGCAATATGTACCGCCGGAGATCGTGGCTAATCGCCAAATGGTAGGAGATCGAAGAATTATCACTGAAGCATATGAGAACTTCATTGGAGCTCCGTAGGCTTGGAGTCACACTCTAGATTTGGACTATCTAGGCATGGGGCAGTGGACCTGCAGGAGCTTGACGACATCTTTACGGAGGAGGAAGTGTGGATGCTCGTAATGGATTTGCACCCGGATCGGGCGCCGGGTCCTGATGGGCTCATCGATATGTTCTATTAGCCAGCTTGGCCAATCATCCAAAAAGATATCATAGCAGCACTACTCAAATTGTATGTTTGTGATGGTAGAGGCTTCACCAAGCCCAACGGGGCTCTGATCGCTTTGATCCCgaataaagtactccctccgtaaactaatataagagcatttagataactattttagtgatctaaacgctcttatattagtttacagagggagtagatgCTAAGGAGGTGGGGGGTTTTCGCCCCATGAGTAGTTTCTCCAAACTATTTGCAAAAATGCTTGCCTTcggggtccgtcgacgacgtatGAAGGCGATGATTAGCATCAACTAATCAACGTTCATTCAGGGATGGAATCTACATGGCAACTTCCTTTGGTTCGTCAGGTTGCCAGGAAGATACATGCGAGGAGAATCCCTGGCGTTTTCCTGAAACTCGATATTTCTCCAGCTTTTGACTCCCTCTTGGCCTTTCTTGTCGAAGTCCTAAGAGCGAAAGGTTTCAACGACAAGTGCATCCGGTGGATGGCTATACTGTTGCAAATAAGTACCACTCAGATAGTTGTAAATGACATCCCTGAAAGGAGATTTGCTCATGCGGGAGGGTTGCGTTAGGGAGACCCATCTCTCCGTCACTATTTGTGATAGCCATGGATGCGAGTGGACACGCTCACCCAAAACCACCGAACGGTGCAACAAGCCTTGGTGGAGGAGAGATGGATACGAGACATTCAGAAAAGGCATATCTTTCACCGCGCATATCCAACTGATGCACTTGCGGCACGCCATCTCAACTCTGCCCAGAAATGCGCTAGCTTAAGACATTTTTGAATGGTCGTGCGCGACGTCCGGTATTTAATCTACCAAGTCTGACTACAACAGACTTTGCCAAGGTTTGGTTCGCTCTTCAATGTGGCTTGCATAGGGTGGAGCTGGTCACCTCTAAAATGTATAATCTTTGTGTGGCTGGCAGCACAATACTGTCTCTGGACCTCGGATCGCAGAGCTCGACATGGTCTACTGGACAGACCTTTGGCGTGTTACACTTGTTTGCGGGAGGAAAACAACGTCGATCACATTTTGGCTTGTGTCTATGCACATGAAGTGTGCATTTTTTTTGCTTAGACGCTTTACATGTAAAGGTCATCAACCTGGAGATGACAGACTCGTTCATTGCATGGTGACTCCGAACCAGAGATAGATTCAAGAAAGTGGAGAGGCGTGAATTTGACTCACTGGTGATTGGGATTGCATGGTCTCTTTGGAAACAAAGGATTGCAAGGATCTTCAATAGTGTGGAGCAATTTAGAACTCCTTTTagtttagctcaaaaaaatcttAGATGAGATCAAAGCTTGGAAACAAGCAAGTGTTAGAGCGGCAGGGTTGCATAGGTTTTTGAGAGAGTAGTCTTAGGCCACttccaatgcataggtgcttagatgaggtgctaagcaCATTAAAAAGTTTAGCAACTAATGTCCACAGTGCATAGATGCTTCACTTGTTGGTGCTAAGCTCCCCTCATTTAATGCTTTAGCAAATAAACTCTTTCATGCATTGGTGGGTTTCTTTCATTTAATTATTTTTGCCTACGTGCTTGGCATTGGTTTTTCTTGGGGTCAACAAACTTACCTCTCTCCTCTTTATTACCTTGCCACATCAGATTTTTTGCCTACATGACAGACTTAGCACAtgtacatggtggagcattgggaagGGCCTTACTACTCTCCGGTGGTGTGCGTGTACCTATGATGATGTTCACGTCATTGCTTAGGTCTGTTGTAAACTTTTTGCCCTCTTCTGTAAAACTATGGTACGCTTTTGACGTACTCTTGAAAACAAACATATACAATCGTAACCACAAATCTTCCCTATACGTATTGGGACGGCCCGACCACTGCCTAGTCAAAAAATGCCATCCAACTGGACCCGTCAAATCGGTCATATACGTCTGGGCTATCCTGCGCCCCAAACACAACCCATGACATGAAGGATACGGGGACGACCGAACGCACCTGCACGTCGGATTCAACAGGCTGGACCAATCCCAAATCCACTCTAAATTGACCAAATTAACcatgttggagatatgccctagaggcaataataaaacatTGTTTATTCCAAGTTTATGATTTTTTGTATATATTCTATGTTGTAACTGCTATAGCCGAGTCTGCGAAAATAAAGAGGCTAAGAGGAAAACGCATGTGCATGTGCAGAGTTATAAACGGTAAAATAGATTCATAGTCTTCCCTCTAgaactagctcaagtgttgcatgatagTTTTGTTTTCTTGATTATGGGCATGAGTTAAGTGTAACGATGATGTCGGCAAGTTTGAGGGCACGTTGCTAGAAAAACGGCTTGTATTGAGTTGACCCAAGTTGAATGTTACACTAGGAGATTACTTCATAATCCATAACACGGGAAACTTAATGTATGCATAATTTCTTAGACCATGAATCACTTCATctggatgatgcactttgggtTGTTCTACTGTCAATCGTAACAGGGTGATCCTAACAGCAACTTACAAGTTCATCCAAAACGTATGATAAGGAACGAGATAGATCAAGATCAAGATTTGCTTCTCCAACGATGAAGATATATTCTTAGAGCCCTCTCAGTGTGAcagtgtccatcatcgtctgggcAGACACCCAGACATAGCGTGACTTGCTCACGGGGGTGCCGAAACACGagaacgagaaaagagaacaaaaacgACAACGAGGAGACTGTCATAGTAATCATGTGTTGACTCACAAGGATGCTGATATATCTCACctcgggttttgtaaagtatcgcgAAGAAAACAGAAAAGCATTATAGGTTCACTCGATAATCATTTGTGTGGATATAGACATCAATATGAGCGCCTGCGAATTGAGTGTTGTGGCACAAGCGAGCGAGAGCTAGCTCGCGTAGGTGTTATTTTTCTTTTGTCTcgaaaaatatgattttttaatGTTCACGAATTCGAAATTCCGAACGATTTTGAAATACACAGTGAAAAATTATTTAATATATGATGAAATTTTAATTTATATACAATGACTTTTTTAATATACGATGAACAATTTTAGAAAATACAGACTAAAAAATTATTTGatatatgatgaacattttattTGTATACAACGGACTTTTTAAATATACGGTGAAGAATTTTCAGTTATACATGATGATCTTTATACACGGTGACCAATTTTTGACATCCCGTACAATTTTTGAAAATGTATTTTTTTTCATTTGTGTACATTTCTTGAAATTGTGAACAAATTTAGAATTCAGAACCTTTTTGATAAAACACAAACCTATTTTAAAAACgtaaatattttttaaaatactAGATATATTTTTTAATTTTGAACCTTTTTGAAAGTTGTAAAATTTtgagaaaaaacaaaaaagagTAGAGAATAAAAAGAGACCAAAAACGAAAAGATAAAAAGCTGAAAAGGAAACAAAAAACGAGTAAAAAATTGCTTTTAAAAATAGTCATGGATTTAAGAAGGAACAATtaagaaaggaaaaataaaaagaaacaaaaaaggaaCAAGAAAAAAACAGCAAAGCAGGTCAGAAAAACCAGAAAACCGGGCAAAAAACACAGAGAAGGATAAAAGGCGGAAGTTTCCCAAAAACCGCTGGAATGCTCCCGCTCAGTGGGCCGGCCttaaatttttttaaataatatatatttttatAAAATTTAAAAAATAATATACGGTTTTGAGAAATTACATAAATAATACGACGTCGGCCTCCTATAAGCCGACTGGAGCCAGTCGGCCAGCGGCAAGCCGAGTAGGGCCCAGTCGGCCACCGGCAAGCCTATTAGTGGCCAATCGGCCAGGTTGCATGCAGTCGGCCGAGGGGAGGCCGACGGGCCGGCCTATCGGCTTCAGGTAAGCCGATAAGTGGCTGGATGGATGGGGTGCTGCGTGTGATGGATGGATGGCTGCGTGGGCATACGTGGGCTGATTGATTCCAGTATTATATATGTGCGAGTTCATGGGTTAGTCAGGCATACGGGTATTCGGGTACTCGCATATGCATATGCGGCCGGCCGGTGTACACATATTCGATGTATTGTATATACACCACTACACCAGGTCCTGGACCACGTACAACCCGGCCGGATCATGCGCGTACGCACTGGCTGTAGTGTTGTACCAAGTTTTCTTTTTTAATACTGAAATCAATCAGCCCATGTACTAGGTAAGCACACATACAATATTGGAATCAATCAGCCCACGTACGCAGCCATCCATCGATCACACAAGCAGCACCCCATCCATCCAGCCATTTATCGGCTTACCTGAAGCCGATAGGCCGCCTGCATCGGGTGGCCCAACCACTAATCGGCTTACCGGTGGCCGACTGGGCCCTATTCGGCTTGCCGCTGGCCGACTAGACGCTGTATTATTTGTGGAATTTTTCAAAATCGTATATCATTTTTCAAATTTtataaaaaaatgtattattttaaaaaaattagcCTTGACGCGCCTGTGGGCGATCGACGTTGTAACGGTGGCAGAGAGCGACATATATATCATTTGCTAAGACGCTCCGGCCGTTTTGCTAAAGAAAAATGGAAATCAGCATACACTGAATTGTACGATGAACACATAATCGACCCAGCTTTATTCACAGTCTCACAAAGATCAGAGATACTACGATACAAGAGAATGCCCACACGAGACCAGCCTACAAGAGACGCCGATCTCTTCTCAAAAGAAATATACAAGGAGGCGCGATCACCTCACCATCCGATCCAAACCAGTACGCCCGCGTAGGCCGGCATGACCGTCTACTGCATCAGCCTCGCCCCCAGCAGCGACACCAGCGCGAAAGACACCAAGGCAAGGGCGGAGGCCGGAGCGGTGCCGCTCGCCGCGCCCGTGTCCGGGGCGGGAGCAGGCGCCGACGAAGGCGCCATGAAGTCCTGCGCCCACGCGGACGCCAAGGCAGAGGCCGCAACCGCCGCCACGAACAGCACGGCGACACGGGGAGCCATCGAATTCACAACCTCGCGAGATGCTCTGAGCTAGGGACTACGCGTCCAGGAGAGTGATTTGTGTTTGTGGTGGAACCGTAGAATGCCATTGAGGGACAAGTGTTGTGGGCTTTATAGCATCAGCAAGCTGCTACAGGTTGCTGGCAAGGGGCGCGGACTTGCCCACACGGCACGACACGGCCGGCCGGTCGTGCGGCGTGGGAATGCTGGCTTGGTTCGGCGCGAGCGCGCGGCTTCCCACCCACGGCTCGCGTGGGAGGGCGGGCGCCCCTGGCTTTGGGGCGGGCGGACGTGACGCGCAGTCGTGTTGCCCGACTCGACCGCACCGACGGGCGACGGGCGGGGTCACGCGCCTTGTGGAAGGCTGAGGCAGGGTGGTGACTTGACTTGCAGATTACCGGTTGCTGTGTCGTGCTGCCTGGGGCTTAATAACGGCGCTTTGCTTTCTTGATTGACGCAGGGGCGCGCTGTTTTCACACGATGAGCTGTGGATCGAAGGTTCTACTTACTTTGAACCGGAAAGGAGATTAATCGTTGGTTTCTTCAGAAGTTCTTGTCCTGTTTTCTCTCAACCTTCAGCTGTATTTCCTTGAACAACGATGGACCTTGTTGCAGTTGTTACGTCCTGGAATGAACCGGATATCTTATTTCATTTTTTGGAAACGTTCAATTTTTCGGAAATGGATTTCTTTTGGGAATGAACCGGATATGAGACATGTGAAATCTACTTCCGAGTTCTTCACAGAAGATTGTTGAAGGCTGGCCATTAAAGGGCTATTTTTCTTTGTGAACATTCTCGGGTCATGAATGGCTGACAGCACAGTGTGATCGCCCTTGATTGGTGACTCGGCCGGCGAACTTGTGTAACACACAAAGATTCCGCGAGCGCTAAAATCTATCTCAACAAACGAGCCGGTAACTGAGAAAGATTTGAACCCCATGTTTAAGCTAAAATGCTTCGCACATACTTCTATCCTTTCCGGATTATGAAAAGTTGGAAACTTTTTAATACCTCGACCTCCATATGTTAAACTATTGAAATGCATTTGGTCAAAATTATAACTTCAAGATTTATTGGAGTGAGGaaattttctttttgaaaaaaaagaTTGTCCCCGGTCTCTGCATCGCCGTGATGCATCCAACCATACGGAGCGGATGATGGAAGTGTGGCACATACATTAGTGATGCAACAGGTCAATGTCGTTGTTTTTGCTAGAAGGTCTTCACACAAGATTATCACAGAGCCCAACAAGCTTTATTCATTCATAACATTATATAGACAAGGCACATAATATAGAGATACAATACATCATAAAAAAGAATGTCGAACAAACTAAAGAGGCAAGAGCCAGCAACGCTCATCAAACCACCGCCGATTTCTCAAAGGAAAAACTCTCTGCCCCAGCCATCCAACCCGAACCCGAAGCAGCAGCCATCCATCTACTGCATCATCGCCGCCGCGAGAAGGGACACCAGTGCCGAGGACACCAAGGCCAACGCGGACACGCTGGCGGCCGCGCCGGCATCGGGCGCCGGAGCGGGGGCCGAGGAAGGCGCCATGAAGTCCTGCGCCGACGCAGAGGTGAGGAAGACGGCCACTGCCAGAAGCAGCACGGCGACGCGTGGAGCCATCACGACCTTGCGCTGTAGCTTGCGAGTAGATCGGAGAATCGGCGAGGAGGGAGTGAGTAATCTGGGGGCGGCGAGGTGGGATGGGACGATGGGATGCGGGGGTGGAGGGGATGGGCGCCGtggggtttatatagcaggcccgCCGTCGATTCGGTGGTCGCGCTCTTGCGTTCTACTGGGGGCAGGAATCGGGCGTGCGTAGTACCAGGACGCGTTCGGTCGGTCGCGCCGCGCGGGGTGGGAACGCACGTTGCGGTTCGGCGCGGCGAGTGCGAGCGCGAATGCGCGGCCGGCGTAGGGAAGTTTCCGCGTGGCCGACGCCCACAGCTCGCGCGCGCGATCGGTGCCAAAAGCCGATTTGTGGGCGTAAAGCCACGGCTGTCGATCGACCTGACATAGTGGGCATTGCACGTTGGCCCGGCCGGCGGCAAAGAGGCTTGAAGCTAAGTGGGGACTTGCCGAATGCCAAAATGTTCCCATGTGCTGATCAAGCAGGGGCAATGGAACCACTTTAGGTTTTTCCACGAGCTCGAGATTACAAAGTCTAATGACGCTTACTCTTTTTTTCAGGCGAAAAGACGGCTACTTTTTTTTTCCCAATCAATACCATCTCCGCTCCACGATTTATTTTCATCTGGTCTATTTTCGTCTGGGTTTTTTTTCTTGCCTTTCACCATCTTGTTTGTCTGGTTTTTTTTACTCACCTCCCGCCGTCCCGTTCACCAAACCAGCCGCCCGCCACCGCTATCTTCCTCCTCTCCCGATTCCCCCCAAACCAGTCGTCGGCCTCCAACCTCATCGCCCACCTCGTCTCTCCAATCTCGGCCTCCGCCCTCTGTCGGCGCCTCCTTCCCTCCCCTCCCATTCTCTTCCCCTACGAGCTCAGGCCGTAGCGTGATCCGCCACGATGGCACCGCTGCTTCCGCATCTGCACCATCCCTGAACTCCACAGCCACGCACGGGCAGAGGAGGAGGTAGGTGCCTTCCACCGCCCAGCCGTCGTGAAGGCCTCTTGCTGACGGAAGCATAAACCTGTCTGAGTACACACAGCTGAAAAGAAAGAAGCCTAGAAAAAACATGTCTATTTACAAGACCCTTCATAGGAACCAAACCTCTGTCTGGGATTCCCatgctactcgtcgaagtccacgtggaactattagtgagactgaagtctcctccgcaaaaacataaattaagcaaacgtgagtgtactcagcaagacttacatcagaactaactacatatacATCAGTATCAATAAAAAGGTGTTGTAGAGTTTAACTACAGCAACCCAgttttgactcagtggctatcgtGTACTGCAACTACCAGTATtttctttgaggtggcgcacacgagtccacgtattcaccatatcaatagaCCACTATGGATTCTCTCTCGTCTCCCTATGataaggccatccatagcactcacacttatccaTTTCAACTTTTTTTCTCGGATACACACGAGTGTGCGTATCATTTTCATTAAAGAAGAAAGAGGGAAGACTCCCAAATCCACGATTACAACATATAATTACATGCCGGGATTTACCGACACCACCACGCAATCTAGTCACTACTCACGATCCGGCCCACCGTCCTCtacttcaaaacctactgtgttGCCTTTCATGAGGCTAGCCCTGACCCACAGAGCATCCTCCTCTCTAATCCTAAGTAAGACCGCGGTGAGAGACGGGACAACCCCATTAAACACGATGTCATTTCGATGCTTCTAAATAATCCACATCCCAAGTAGGCATTTAGCGCGAGTGGACTTCCGATGGGCAGAGCAACGATCCTGACGAAGACACCAATCGCCAAGGCCTTCTCCATCATGGGGCTCGAAGTCAGGCCTGCCCGTGATGTTCCCCATCCAATGCCAAACCTGTTTAGCAAAGACACAGCCAACTAGGAGGTGCTGAATGGTTTCGTCATGTTGGTTGCAAAGTGGGCAAGAGTCCTGGTGAGGTAGTCCACGGCGGGCCAACCGGTCCGATGTCCAGCATCTGTTCTTGAGGGCAAGCCAAGCGAAAAAACGACATTGCAAGGGCGCCTTCGACTTCCAGGTGAACGCCGCTGATGGGGAGACCACACGCC
This sequence is a window from Aegilops tauschii subsp. strangulata cultivar AL8/78 chromosome 7, Aet v6.0, whole genome shotgun sequence. Protein-coding genes within it:
- the LOC109733560 gene encoding myricetin 3-O-rhamnoside 1,2-glucosyltransferase UGT709G2, whose protein sequence is MASAHVQVFPWPLQGHINSMLHFAAGLLDAGLHVTFVHTEHNLRRAHRAEAVATPRLRFVSLPDGLPVDHPRSVGDLTDLSKSLMTTGPAAYRALLASALSPAADGGFPALSCVLADGLLPFAIDVAEELGVPALAFRTASACSFLAYLSVPRLVELGEVPIPVGADLDEPVRSVPGMEDFLRRRDLPNSCRRRAETDDVDPLLQILVGYTAHSRKARALIFNTAASLERSALAHIAPHMRDVFAIGPLHAVSAAPAPATSLWREDDGCMAWLDGQADRSVVYVSLGSLAVISLEQFTEFLSGLVGSGYAFLWVLRPDMVGASQSAVLQEAVGAAGKGKARVVDWAPQRDVLRHRAVGCFLTHAGWNSTLEGITEGVPLVCWPFFADQHINSRFVGAVWGTGLDMKDVCERAVVEGMVRRAMESGQLRMSAQALSQKVRRDIAEGGSSATEFQRLIGFIKEFGKN